In one window of Ovis aries strain OAR_USU_Benz2616 breed Rambouillet chromosome 5, ARS-UI_Ramb_v3.0, whole genome shotgun sequence DNA:
- the ETF1 gene encoding eukaryotic peptide chain release factor subunit 1 — translation MADDPSAADRNVEIWKIKKLIKSLEAARGNGTSMISLIIPPKDQISRVAKMLADEFGTASNIKSRVNRLSVLGAITSVQQRLKLYNKVPPNGLVVYCGTIVTEEGKEKKVNIDFEPFKPINTSLYLCDNKFHTEALTALLSDDSKFGFIVIDGSGALFGTLQGNTREVLHKFTVDLPKKHGRGGQSALRFARLRMEKRHNYVRKVAETAVQLFISGDKVNVAGLVLAGSADFKTELSQSDMFDQRLQSKVLKLVDISYGGENGFNQAIELSTEVLSNVKFIQEKKLIGRYFDEISQDTGKYCFGVEDTLKALEMGAVEILIVYENLDIMRYVLHCQGTEEEKILYLTPEQEKDKSHFTDKETGQEHELIESMPLLEWFANNYKKFGATLEIVTDKSQEGSQFVKGFGGIGGILRYRVDFQGMEYQGGDDEFFDLDDY, via the exons CAATGGCACAAGCATGATATCGCtgatcattcctcccaaagaccAGATTTCACGAGTGGCAAAAATGTTAGCAGATGAGTTTGGAACTGCATCTAACATTAAGTCACGAGTAAACCGCCTTTCAGTCCTGGGAGCCATTACATCTGTACAACAAAGACTCAAACTCTATAACAAAG TACCTCCGAACGGCCTGGTTGTTTACTGTGGTACAATTGTAacggaagaaggaaaggaaaagaaagtcaaCATTGACTTTGAACCTTTCAAACCAATTAATACGTCATTGTATTTGTGTGACAACAAATTCCATACAGAG GCTCTTACAGCACTACTTTCAGATGATAGCAAGTTTGGCTTCATTGTAATAGATGGTAGTGGTGCACTTTTTGGCACACTCcaaggaaatacaagagaagtcCTGCACAAATTCACTGTGGATCTCCCAAAGAAACATG GTAGAGGAGGTCAGTCAGCCTTGCGTTTTGCCCGTTTAAGAATGGAAAAGCGACATAACTATGTTCGAAAAGTAGCTGAGACTGCTGTGCAGCTGTTTATTTCTGGGGACAAGGTGAATGTGGCTGGTCTCGTTTTAGCTGGATCAGCTGACTTTAAAACTGAACTAAGTCAATCTGATATGTTTGATCAG AGGTTgcaatcaaaagttttaaaattagttgATATATCTTATGGTGGTGAAAATGGATTCAATCAAGCTATTGAATTATCTACTGAGGTCCTCTCCAACGTGAAGTTCATTCAAGAGAAGAAATTAATAG GGCGATACTTCGATGAAATAAGCCAGGACACGGGCAAGTACTGTTTCGGAGTTGAAGATACACTAAAGGCTTTAGAAATGGGAGCTGTAGAGATTCTAATAGTCTATGAAAATCTGGATATCATGAGATATGTTCTTCATTGCCAAGGGACAGAAG AGGAGAAAATTCTCTATCTAACTCCAGAACAAGAGAAGGATaagtctcattttacagacaaagag ACAGGACAAGAACATGAGCTGATTGAGAGCATGCCCcttctggagtggtttgccaacAACTATAAAAAATTTGGAGCTACATTGGAAATTGTCACAGATAAGTCACAAGAAGGATCACAGTTTGTCAAAGGATTTGGTGGAATTGGAG GTATCTTGCGGTACCGAGTAGATTTCCAGGGAATGGAATACCAAGGAGGAGATGATGAATTTTTTGACCTTGATGACTACTAG